Proteins from one Patescibacteria group bacterium genomic window:
- a CDS encoding Ig-like domain-containing protein, which yields MLYKKSFLTLALALTLIIAAFTTWQFFFKSELIKNTNTEKPPLVSEIDYDFTLRADNIDSLGVDKNSSFTLDSQHAVEKDKVKTALAISPSLNYKLESSNNKTFKIVPEKELATNTIYNFKINTVKPNPGQEKEFAWAFQTKDIFKITSTLPRDKATSVPLDSGIEITFSHENYENYEDYIEIQPKPEGNFKKYRKTLVFVPKSLKPATLYTVKIKKGLPLAGTDKKLSKEIVFRFETEASEESTSYSSFRFIDNFYEFPNNDAPVLSLYERGTEANSVEVKVWKFHNFEAYKNAVIEQYKDIPYWASLYRKNKPYPTDSLESVSSFTADLQQTNFWYEVILFPDNLKNGYYLVEAEAGEEKDQSFLQISSLSTAFYGSPNKSFMWVNSLNSDEVVSDIKISFSENEDFSASTDSQGLAEFETPLELQDEEGIYYRDSLYFFTLSKGSENLLVPTEDSSYSYWGRNIAQNKYYWSYLYPNRNLYQPTDKIYFWGIAKKRNGSNLENLTIKLAKTKRVNGEEKITTLAKTSVNISEKGTYQGELSFSNINPGYYSLLAIDNGEVISRESINIKTYTKPPYKIEITTPKKAIFEGEKAVYKLKASFFDGTPVSGLELKYNGKFGDGQGVTDDKGEIEVSYETSYTQNNYYPYTAYLRVHPKNSEVADITATAYFRVFGPHYDIDLTAKKGGEISGLIYNVSLDKINAEPDKYIWDYEGDPVADISADLKIYHLWYEKIEKDTSYDFINKKTVKNYRYEKHEDLIEEESLITNEKGIFSYSFNPESEKNYKIVVTTNDNQGRVTEKETYYYSKNNYSSYYHSQNSIYDSYYLVTEKELDPENSKYNIEEEVKLTLNKNESPFTPSESDKILYFKDQNGIFDVGVSNQANLSFQFEEKFAPNIYVSGIVFDGRSYHTTHQKIVEFDSDSKKLNIKTFPDKAAYKPGEKAELAIEVTDQNNDAVKKAEVNVSLIDEALAMISWERWGNIQSKIYSKIPSSLTASYTSHKKIDSIGAEGGGCFTGDTQILMSDKEQKNIGQVEVGEYVLTREKSDKNKLVKAKVVGKSRHFLNEYLEINGFLKATPVHIVYLNGVWQPIGRAKLGDQLELSSGKKIFINSIIKHNEPVTVYNLHIENYHTFFADNVYVHNNKAGRDNFQDIAFFGTAQTDGQGKAKVNFKLPDNITSWQTSVQAVTDDLKVGDSQTAIIVTQPFFVNISMAKNYLTDDKPKIKLRSFGQELSSGEEVNFEVNYPDQDISSQKYTAKSFELVEFSLPDLPAGKHKIRVKATAGNLEDIVTKEFNLIKTNHKKYVVDYYTLTEGLNISGNEDGLTNLTFTNKERGQYYNLLKRGLFSGGDRVDQKMMQYYSQVLLNNYFDKKTTPETFDFSHYQTEKGGISLLPYSSEEILLTAKALATDTESFSKTAAKEYFYDILEDSQTNTDEAVYAYLGLANLGEPVLTDINLFLQNENLTPELKLYLIRAVANIGAKEYAHSLLNDLIKVHGVEEEPYIRINLGTQGDDYTEYSYQAAVVGAIVGSDKAFELFNYAINHPAENNLHNLDQIAYLIKALPNLNGQAVSFSYSISGENKEVSLENNEILELVLNSNDRKNISFSDITGTVGLVANYEKPADIDEENQDANIAIDRDYYVGYQLKDSFSEDEIIKITLNPTVSSQAIDKNYRVTDYLPSGLKILTKTWQRNISYDKNMKYPYEINGQAIKFKIDRSSESFHYYALVTGKGEYKAEAPVIQGFNVEASKAFGSTQNISIE from the coding sequence ATGCTTTATAAAAAATCTTTTCTAACCTTAGCTTTGGCTTTAACCCTGATCATAGCGGCTTTTACTACTTGGCAGTTCTTTTTTAAAAGTGAGCTCATAAAAAATACAAATACAGAAAAACCTCCCCTTGTTTCAGAAATAGATTATGACTTTACTTTAAGAGCCGATAATATAGATTCTTTGGGGGTGGATAAAAATTCTTCTTTTACTTTGGACAGCCAGCACGCTGTTGAAAAAGATAAGGTTAAAACGGCTTTAGCTATTAGCCCTTCATTAAATTATAAACTGGAATCTTCTAATAATAAAACCTTTAAAATTGTTCCGGAAAAAGAACTGGCCACAAATACCATTTATAACTTCAAAATTAATACTGTAAAACCAAACCCAGGTCAAGAAAAAGAATTTGCCTGGGCTTTTCAAACAAAAGATATTTTTAAAATTACCAGTACTTTGCCTAGGGATAAAGCTACTAGCGTGCCGCTTGATTCAGGAATTGAAATAACTTTTTCACATGAAAATTATGAAAATTATGAGGATTACATTGAAATTCAACCGAAGCCTGAGGGTAATTTTAAAAAATACAGGAAAACATTAGTTTTTGTTCCTAAGAGCTTGAAGCCAGCCACTCTCTACACAGTAAAAATAAAAAAAGGTCTGCCTTTGGCTGGTACGGATAAAAAACTGTCTAAAGAAATTGTTTTTAGATTTGAAACTGAAGCCAGTGAAGAATCAACCTCCTATTCAAGCTTTAGATTTATAGATAACTTTTATGAATTTCCAAATAATGACGCTCCTGTCTTAAGTCTTTATGAAAGAGGTACCGAGGCTAATTCTGTAGAGGTTAAGGTTTGGAAATTTCATAATTTTGAAGCCTATAAAAATGCGGTGATAGAGCAGTATAAAGACATACCTTATTGGGCTAGTCTCTACCGGAAAAACAAGCCTTATCCTACGGATTCTCTGGAATCAGTTTCATCATTTACAGCTGATTTACAACAAACAAATTTTTGGTATGAAGTTATTCTCTTTCCGGATAATTTAAAAAACGGATATTATTTAGTGGAGGCAGAAGCCGGAGAGGAAAAAGACCAGTCTTTTTTACAAATATCCTCTTTATCAACCGCTTTTTATGGCAGCCCTAACAAATCTTTTATGTGGGTAAACAGCCTTAATTCAGATGAAGTAGTATCAGATATTAAAATTTCTTTTTCAGAAAATGAAGATTTTTCGGCCAGTACCGATAGTCAGGGGTTAGCTGAGTTTGAAACACCGTTAGAGTTGCAAGACGAAGAGGGGATTTATTATAGAGACAGTCTTTATTTCTTCACTCTTTCAAAAGGAAGTGAAAATTTGTTAGTGCCTACAGAAGACAGTTCTTATTCTTATTGGGGACGAAACATAGCTCAGAATAAATATTATTGGTCTTATCTCTATCCCAATAGAAATCTTTACCAGCCAACAGATAAAATATACTTTTGGGGTATTGCTAAAAAAAGGAATGGTTCTAATTTAGAGAATTTAACCATAAAACTGGCTAAAACTAAGAGGGTTAATGGAGAGGAAAAAATAACTACTTTGGCCAAAACTTCAGTCAATATTTCTGAAAAAGGCACTTATCAGGGTGAATTATCTTTCTCCAATATTAATCCCGGATATTACAGTTTGTTAGCTATTGATAATGGAGAAGTAATCTCACGCGAATCTATTAATATAAAAACTTATACCAAACCTCCCTATAAAATTGAGATAACTACTCCTAAAAAAGCAATTTTTGAGGGAGAAAAAGCCGTTTATAAGTTAAAGGCCTCCTTTTTTGACGGCACCCCGGTTTCTGGTTTGGAACTAAAATATAACGGCAAGTTTGGCGACGGCCAGGGAGTGACTGATGATAAAGGAGAAATAGAAGTCAGTTATGAAACAAGCTACACTCAAAATAATTATTATCCTTATACCGCCTATTTAAGAGTTCATCCTAAAAATTCTGAAGTGGCGGATATTACGGCCACAGCTTATTTTCGTGTTTTTGGCCCGCATTATGATATTGATCTGACAGCTAAAAAGGGAGGGGAAATATCAGGTCTTATTTATAATGTTTCTCTGGATAAAATTAACGCTGAGCCGGATAAATATATTTGGGATTATGAGGGTGATCCAGTAGCTGATATTTCTGCTGATTTAAAAATTTATCATCTCTGGTATGAAAAGATAGAAAAAGACACCAGTTATGATTTTATTAATAAAAAAACAGTAAAAAATTATCGGTATGAAAAACATGAAGATTTAATTGAAGAAGAAAGTTTAATTACAAACGAGAAAGGCATTTTTTCTTATTCCTTTAATCCTGAATCCGAAAAAAATTATAAAATAGTGGTGACTACTAATGATAACCAGGGAAGAGTAACTGAAAAAGAAACTTATTACTATTCTAAAAATAATTATTCTAGTTATTATCACAGCCAGAACTCTATTTATGACAGTTATTATCTGGTTACAGAAAAAGAACTTGACCCGGAAAATAGTAAGTATAATATTGAGGAAGAAGTTAAACTAACTTTAAATAAAAATGAATCTCCTTTTACACCGTCTGAAAGTGATAAAATACTTTATTTTAAAGACCAGAATGGAATTTTTGATGTTGGTGTCTCCAATCAAGCGAATTTAAGTTTTCAGTTTGAAGAAAAATTTGCCCCTAATATTTATGTTAGTGGTATTGTATTTGACGGTCGATCCTACCATACTACTCATCAAAAAATAGTTGAATTTGATTCTGATTCTAAAAAATTAAATATTAAAACGTTCCCGGATAAAGCCGCTTATAAGCCAGGAGAAAAGGCAGAATTAGCTATTGAGGTAACCGATCAAAATAATGATGCAGTGAAAAAAGCTGAGGTAAATGTTTCTTTAATTGATGAAGCTCTAGCCATGATATCCTGGGAGCGTTGGGGAAACATACAGAGTAAAATATATTCTAAAATTCCTTCTTCTCTTACTGCTTCTTATACTTCCCATAAAAAAATAGACTCAATCGGAGCTGAAGGCGGTGGCTGTTTTACTGGAGATACTCAGATATTAATGTCAGATAAAGAGCAGAAGAATATTGGTCAGGTAGAAGTTGGCGAATATGTCTTGACCAGAGAAAAATCGGATAAAAATAAATTAGTTAAAGCTAAAGTAGTGGGTAAATCAAGACATTTTCTTAATGAATATCTTGAAATTAATGGTTTTCTAAAAGCCACCCCCGTTCATATTGTTTATCTTAATGGGGTTTGGCAGCCTATTGGCCGAGCCAAGCTTGGAGATCAGTTAGAGCTTTCTTCCGGTAAAAAAATATTCATTAATTCAATTATAAAACATAATGAACCGGTAACAGTTTATAATTTACACATTGAAAATTATCACACTTTTTTTGCTGATAATGTTTATGTTCATAATAATAAAGCAGGTCGGGATAATTTTCAGGATATAGCTTTTTTTGGCACTGCTCAAACTGACGGTCAGGGAAAGGCCAAAGTAAATTTTAAACTTCCGGATAATATTACCTCTTGGCAGACCAGTGTGCAGGCGGTAACCGATGATTTAAAAGTAGGTGATAGCCAAACAGCCATAATAGTAACTCAGCCCTTTTTTGTTAATATCTCAATGGCCAAGAACTATCTTACAGATGACAAGCCCAAAATTAAATTGCGCTCTTTTGGCCAAGAACTATCTTCTGGAGAGGAAGTAAATTTTGAGGTTAATTATCCGGATCAAGACATCTCTTCCCAAAAATACACAGCCAAAAGCTTTGAATTAGTAGAATTTTCTCTGCCGGATTTACCGGCTGGCAAACATAAAATAAGAGTCAAAGCCACTGCGGGCAATCTTGAAGATATAGTTACTAAAGAATTTAATTTAATTAAAACAAATCATAAAAAATACGTTGTTGATTATTATACTTTAACTGAAGGACTGAATATTTCCGGAAATGAAGATGGTTTGACCAATCTTACCTTCACTAATAAGGAAAGAGGCCAATATTATAATCTTTTGAAAAGGGGTCTTTTCTCTGGCGGTGATAGAGTTGATCAAAAAATGATGCAATATTATAGCCAGGTTTTACTTAATAACTATTTTGATAAAAAAACTACTCCAGAAACATTTGATTTTTCCCATTATCAGACTGAAAAGGGAGGTATTTCTCTTTTACCTTATTCATCAGAAGAGATATTACTGACCGCCAAAGCCCTGGCTACTGACACGGAGTCATTTTCAAAAACAGCAGCTAAAGAATATTTTTATGATATTTTAGAGGATAGCCAAACTAACACTGATGAAGCAGTTTATGCTTATTTAGGTTTGGCCAATTTAGGTGAGCCGGTTTTAACTGATATCAATCTGTTTTTACAAAATGAAAATTTAACTCCTGAGCTTAAACTCTATTTAATTCGGGCTGTTGCCAATATCGGAGCCAAAGAATATGCTCATTCACTTCTCAATGATTTGATAAAAGTCCATGGGGTTGAGGAAGAACCTTATATTAGAATAAATCTTGGCACTCAAGGCGATGATTACACGGAATATTCCTATCAAGCGGCTGTTGTCGGGGCTATAGTAGGCTCTGATAAAGCCTTTGAATTGTTTAATTATGCTATTAATCACCCGGCTGAAAATAATCTCCACAATCTTGACCAAATTGCTTATTTAATCAAGGCTTTACCTAATTTAAACGGTCAAGCGGTTAGCTTTTCTTATTCAATTTCCGGGGAGAATAAAGAGGTTAGTCTTGAAAATAATGAAATATTAGAGCTGGTTTTAAATTCGAATGATCGAAAAAATATTTCTTTTTCAGATATTACGGGTACTGTTGGTTTAGTGGCTAATTATGAGAAACCAGCCGATATTGATGAGGAAAATCAGGATGCTAATATTGCTATTGATAGAGATTATTACGTTGGTTATCAGTTAAAGGACAGTTTTTCAGAGGATGAGATTATAAAAATAACCTTAAACCCCACTGTCAGTTCTCAGGCTATAGATAAAAATTACCGCGTCACTGATTATCTGCCTTCGGGTTTAAAAATCCTGACCAAAACTTGGCAGAGAAATATTTCGTATGATAAAAATATGAAATACCCTTATGAAATTAACGGTCAAGCCATAAAATTTAAAATTGACCGGTCTTCTGAAAGTTTTCATTATTACGCTCTGGTTACTGGTAAAGGTGAATATAAGGCAGAAGCACCAGTTATACAAGGCTTTAATGTTGAGGCAAGTAAGGCTTTTGGTAGTACTCAGAATATTTCTATTGAGTAA